In Nostoc sp. GT001, a genomic segment contains:
- a CDS encoding 1-acyl-sn-glycerol-3-phosphate acyltransferase, which translates to MPRSIQSTQPPLKFIPQRLNPLVLHIVRWLLPIALRFRTRPWLRTGIVKIEAKNVEVLAELYQQFQSGKIRFLLAFRHPEVEDPLCMLYLLSRIVPQVARQKDITLKSLVHSYFLYDRGMTVWAGKWLGWLFSLLGGCAXVRRGRRLDRQAIQNARELFANGELPIAVAPEGGTNGHSGIVSPLEPGVAQMGFWCVEDLQKANRTETVIIVPIAIQYSYVEPPWSKIDWLLSKLEADSGLKVSEIDSGNSAEIYHQRLCRLAEYLITEMEEFYRRFYHQDIPKTISTDELKSANQVLIARLHRLLDNALQVAEQYFGVQAQGNFIDRCRRLEEAGWSYIYRDDLPDINALAPFKRGLADWIAEEADLRMRHMRIVESFVAVTATYIQEQPTAERFAETALLVFDMLSRIQDTTLPGRPRLGLRQAQITVGEPISVTERFRNCQGDRQASKQAVSDLTKDLQIALEKMIR; encoded by the coding sequence TTGCCTAGATCGATTCAGTCTACTCAACCACCACTAAAATTTATTCCTCAAAGGTTGAATCCTCTGGTACTCCATATTGTTCGGTGGTTACTGCCGATCGCACTACGGTTTCGTACTCGCCCTTGGCTACGAACTGGGATTGTCAAGATTGAAGCCAAGAATGTTGAAGTATTAGCTGAACTCTATCAACAATTCCAGTCTGGAAAAATTCGCTTTTTGTTAGCATTTCGCCACCCAGAGGTAGAAGATCCCCTCTGTATGCTGTATTTGCTTTCTCGAATTGTGCCACAAGTTGCTCGTCAAAAAGATATTACACTAAAATCCCTGGTTCACAGCTATTTTCTTTATGACCGAGGTATGACAGTTTGGGCTGGAAAGTGGCTAGGTTGGCTGTTTTCTCTACTGGGAGGNTGTGCTNNNGTTCGTCGTGGTAGGCGACTAGATCGGCAAGCGATCCAAAATGCACGAGAGTTGTTTGCTAATGGCGAACTACCGATCGCAGTAGCACCGGAAGGAGGTACTAATGGTCATAGTGGCATTGTTAGCCCCTTAGAACCTGGTGTTGCTCAAATGGGCTTCTGGTGTGTAGAAGACTTACAAAAAGCCAACCGAACTGAGACTGTGATCATTGTGCCGATCGCCATCCAATATAGTTACGTTGAGCCACCTTGGTCTAAGATAGATTGGTTGTTGAGTAAGTTAGAAGCTGATAGTGGCTTGAAAGTTTCGGAAATTGATTCAGGTAATAGCGCAGAGATTTACCATCAACGCCTCTGTAGGTTGGCTGAATATCTAATTACCGAGATGGAAGAGTTTTATCGTCGCTTCTATCATCAAGATATCCCCAAAACCATCTCAACTGATGAATTGAAGAGTGCTAATCAGGTATTAATTGCCCGACTCCATCGCCTACTAGATAACGCATTACAAGTTGCCGAACAATATTTTGGAGTTCAAGCGCAGGGTAATTTTATTGACCGTTGTCGCCGCTTAGAAGAGGCTGGCTGGAGTTACATTTACCGAGACGATTTGCCAGATATCAATGCTTTAGCACCCTTCAAACGCGGTTTGGCAGACTGGATTGCTGAAGAAGCCGACTTGCGAATGCGGCATATGCGGATAGTGGAAAGTTTTGTTGCAGTCACAGCTACTTATATTCAGGAACAACCAACGGCAGAACGGTTTGCAGAAACAGCTTTGCTTGTATTCGATATGCTTTCTAGAATTCAGGATACAACGCTTCCGGGACGACCGAGGTTAGGTTTGCGACAGGCACAAATCACAGTGGGGGAGCCAATTTCAGTTACAGAACGTTTCAGAAATTGTCAGGGCGATCGCCAAGCGTCTAAACAAGCTGTGAGCGATTTGACAAAAGATTTGCAAATCGCTTTAGAGAAGATGATTAGATAA
- the psbA gene encoding photosystem II q(b) protein, giving the protein MTTTLQQRSSANVWDRFCEWITSTNNRIYIGWFGVVMIPTLLAATACFVIAFIAAPPVDIDGIREPVAGSLIYGNNIISGAVVPSSNAIGLHFYPIWEAASLDEWLYNGGPYQLVIFHFLIGVFCYMGREWELSYRLGMRPWIAIAYSAPVAAASAVFLVYPIGQGSFSDGMPLGISGTFNFMIVFQAEHNILMHPFHQLGVAGVFGGSLFSAMHGSLVTSSLVRETTETESQNYGYKFGQEEETYNIVAAHGYFGRLIFQYASFNNSRSLHFFLAAWPVIGIWFTALGVSTMAFNLNGFNFNQSIIDSEGRVIATWADVINRANLGMEVMHERNAHNFPLDLAAGDSAPVALTAPAING; this is encoded by the coding sequence ATGACAACAACCTTACAACAGCGCTCAAGCGCTAACGTATGGGATCGATTCTGTGAATGGATCACCAGCACCAACAACCGGATCTACATCGGTTGGTTCGGCGTAGTAATGATTCCAACCTTGCTAGCCGCAACAGCTTGCTTCGTAATCGCCTTCATCGCCGCTCCTCCCGTTGACATCGATGGAATCCGCGAACCAGTAGCAGGTTCCTTGATATACGGAAACAACATAATTTCCGGTGCAGTAGTACCTTCCTCCAACGCTATCGGTTTACACTTCTACCCAATTTGGGAAGCAGCATCCTTAGATGAGTGGTTATACAACGGTGGTCCTTACCAATTGGTAATCTTCCACTTCCTGATAGGCGTATTCTGCTACATGGGACGTGAATGGGAACTATCCTACCGCTTAGGAATGCGTCCTTGGATTGCGATCGCTTATTCTGCTCCAGTAGCAGCAGCAAGTGCAGTATTCTTGGTATACCCCATCGGACAAGGTTCATTCTCTGATGGTATGCCTTTAGGTATCTCAGGAACCTTCAACTTCATGATCGTGTTCCAAGCAGAACACAACATCTTGATGCACCCCTTCCACCAACTAGGTGTAGCAGGTGTGTTCGGCGGAAGTTTGTTCTCAGCAATGCACGGTTCACTCGTAACTTCCTCCTTAGTTCGTGAAACCACCGAAACCGAGTCACAAAACTACGGTTACAAATTCGGTCAAGAAGAAGAAACCTACAACATCGTTGCAGCCCACGGCTACTTCGGTCGGTTAATCTTCCAATACGCTTCCTTCAACAACAGCCGTTCACTGCACTTCTTCCTCGCAGCATGGCCTGTAATCGGCATCTGGTTCACCGCCTTAGGTGTAAGCACAATGGCGTTCAACTTGAACGGTTTCAACTTCAACCAATCAATCATTGACTCTGAAGGTCGTGTGATTGCAACTTGGGCGGATGTAATCAACCGCGCTAACCTGGGTATGGAAGTAATGCACGAGCGCAATGCTCACAACTTCCCTCTCGATTTGGCTGCTGGCGATTCTGCTCCTGTTGCTCTTACTGCTCCTGCTATCAACGGTTAA
- a CDS encoding DUF2127 domain-containing protein, with amino-acid sequence MEKRSLGLVAIVLYKSFAALLLMLTSIALLLTLKNYQTLEAFSENYVLEGKSMIIDWLLKKVVNLNPRTLEFSGIGTGIYAIVTAIEAVGLWYERRWAHVLVLGLVGISIPPEIYELIQGISLIKIFVFLLNLAVFGYLFRNFPKHPN; translated from the coding sequence TTGGAAAAGCGTTCATTGGGGTTAGTGGCAATTGTTCTCTACAAATCATTTGCCGCCTTGCTGCTTATGCTTACTTCGATCGCTTTATTATTGACATTAAAAAATTATCAAACTCTAGAGGCATTTTCAGAAAATTATGTTTTAGAAGGTAAATCGATGATTATTGATTGGCTTTTAAAGAAAGTTGTTAACTTAAATCCTAGAACTCTAGAATTTAGCGGTATCGGAACAGGAATATATGCTATTGTTACTGCTATTGAAGCTGTTGGTTTATGGTACGAAAGGCGTTGGGCACATGTCTTAGTATTGGGACTTGTCGGTATCAGTATTCCACCAGAGATTTATGAATTGATTCAGGGAATATCTCTGATAAAAATATTCGTTTTTTTGTTGAATTTAGCAGTGTTTGGCTATCTATTCCGAAATTTTCCTAAACATCCAAACTAA
- a CDS encoding PAS domain S-box protein has translation MLFSENESQRSFNLLFSKNPNPMWVYNQNNLQFLDVNEAAVFHYGYSREEFLQMRITDIRPSEDVPLLLEYLRQKHSTLDFTGRWRHQRKDGQIIDVEIFTQTIDYSSYKARLVHIRDITEHKQIERTLQQSEARFRVISEAIPVPFIISRVSDGLILYANTELLQTFQFSPEYLVNRKRIVDLYHNLTDLEALLKVLNQQGFIHNYELQLKKADGTYFWAIASLQYLVFNNESAILTVFNDINDRKNTETKLQEQNEFLRIIFENIPLMIALVNANGKLQWVNQEWENILGWKFQDFQTRDVLEALYPNPEYRQYVINFMQSAQRIWGDFRTQIRDGRLLDTSWTNVYLSNGQIIGIGQDITERKQTELALKAQAEREQLMRTVAQRIRQSLNLQDILNATVQEVRDLLGVDRVVVYQFDLEMIGTIMAESVEPGWMVSLGVEIYDTCFQTGAGLEYYQGRKRAIANIYEAGLTDCHIRLLEQFEVKANLVVPILLEVSSQNPGSHIWGLLIAHQCSSFREWEENQLDLLDQVTVQLAIAIQQSSILAQAQTELVQRQKAQIKLKTALAEKEVLLKEVHHRVKNNLQIVSSLLQLQSQTLKDPEIIKALRESQNRIESISLIHKNLYTSANIGQINVADYISNLAASLLISYQICPGKISLETDIDSVSLNVDQAIACGLVINELISNALKHAFPNQQVGTISIALHNIGNSIEMTIQDNGIGLPDNLDWRNTDSLGLSLVHDLVTEQLEGDITLERNYGTVFKIKFTQLTLH, from the coding sequence ATGCTATTTTCTGAAAATGAAAGCCAAAGGAGTTTTAATTTACTTTTCTCTAAAAATCCCAACCCGATGTGGGTATATAACCAAAATAATCTGCAATTTTTAGATGTAAATGAAGCTGCTGTTTTTCACTACGGCTACTCACGAGAAGAGTTCTTGCAAATGCGAATAACTGATATTCGCCCTTCAGAAGATGTGCCTCTCTTGCTTGAATATTTACGACAAAAGCACTCTACCTTAGACTTTACTGGGCGATGGCGACATCAGCGAAAAGACGGACAGATTATTGATGTTGAAATTTTCACACAGACAATAGACTATAGCAGTTATAAGGCTCGCTTAGTTCATATACGAGACATCACAGAACACAAACAAATAGAAAGAACTCTTCAACAAAGTGAAGCTAGATTTCGAGTGATTTCTGAAGCGATTCCTGTTCCATTCATTATTTCGCGTGTGTCTGATGGGTTGATTTTATACGCTAATACAGAGTTGCTTCAAACATTTCAGTTTTCTCCAGAGTATTTAGTTAATCGCAAAAGAATTGTAGATTTGTATCATAATCTTACAGATTTAGAAGCGCTGTTAAAAGTTCTTAATCAGCAAGGTTTTATTCATAATTATGAACTGCAATTAAAAAAAGCAGATGGAACTTATTTTTGGGCGATCGCTTCTTTACAATATTTAGTTTTTAACAATGAGTCAGCCATTTTAACAGTATTCAATGATATTAATGACCGAAAAAATACCGAAACAAAACTTCAAGAACAAAATGAGTTTTTGCGGATAATTTTTGAGAACATACCATTGATGATTGCCCTGGTCAATGCCAATGGTAAACTCCAGTGGGTGAACCAAGAATGGGAAAATATTCTCGGTTGGAAATTTCAAGATTTCCAAACTCGTGATGTATTGGAAGCGCTATACCCTAATCCTGAATATCGACAGTACGTAATTAATTTTATGCAGTCTGCACAACGCATTTGGGGGGACTTTAGAACTCAGATACGTGATGGTCGTTTATTGGATACGTCTTGGACTAATGTTTACCTTTCAAATGGTCAAATTATTGGTATTGGGCAAGATATCACAGAACGTAAGCAAACTGAACTAGCTCTAAAAGCCCAAGCTGAACGGGAGCAATTGATGCGAACTGTTGCTCAACGGATTCGTCAATCTTTGAATCTTCAAGATATTCTGAATGCAACAGTTCAGGAAGTGCGAGATTTACTTGGGGTTGATCGAGTAGTAGTGTATCAGTTTGACTTAGAGATGATCGGCACAATTATGGCGGAATCGGTAGAACCTGGATGGATGGTTTCGTTGGGTGTAGAGATTTATGATACGTGTTTTCAAACAGGCGCAGGATTGGAATATTATCAGGGACGCAAACGGGCGATCGCTAATATTTATGAAGCTGGACTAACTGATTGCCATATTCGCCTGTTAGAACAATTTGAGGTGAAAGCAAATTTAGTTGTGCCAATTTTACTAGAAGTAAGCTCTCAAAACCCCGGCTCTCACATTTGGGGTTTACTGATTGCTCACCAATGCTCTAGTTTTCGTGAGTGGGAAGAAAATCAATTAGATTTGCTCGATCAAGTGACAGTCCAATTAGCGATCGCAATTCAACAATCCAGCATCTTAGCGCAAGCTCAAACTGAACTTGTTCAAAGACAAAAAGCTCAAATAAAGTTAAAAACAGCCTTAGCTGAAAAAGAAGTTCTTTTAAAAGAAGTTCATCATCGAGTTAAAAATAATTTGCAAATTGTCTCCAGTTTATTACAACTTCAGTCTCAAACACTCAAAGATCCAGAAATAATCAAAGCTCTTCGAGAAAGTCAAAATCGAATTGAGTCAATATCTCTAATTCACAAAAATTTATATACTTCCGCTAATATCGGACAAATTAATGTCGCTGACTATATCAGTAATTTAGCAGCTAGCTTGCTCATTTCCTATCAAATATGCCCTGGTAAAATTTCTCTAGAAACTGATATAGATTCAGTCAGCTTGAATGTCGATCAAGCTATTGCCTGTGGATTGGTGATTAACGAATTAATCTCCAATGCCCTCAAACATGCTTTTCCCAATCAACAAGTAGGCACAATCAGTATTGCTTTACACAATATTGGCAATAGTATCGAGATGACTATCCAAGATAATGGGATTGGTTTACCAGATAATTTAGATTGGAGAAATACTGATTCTTTAGGTCTGTCGTTAGTACATGACTTGGTTACAGAACAACTAGAAGGCGATATTACTCTAGAACGTAATTATGGAACAGTATTCAAAATAAAATTTACGCAGTTAACTTTGCATTAA
- the sigC gene encoding RNA polymerase sigma factor SigC has translation MPATSFYADAPYNTKKSSQALDSDLTVDDSELSVDDLQELELASVDNANFAAASTNRRSTDLVRLYLQEIGRVRLLGRDEEVSEAQKVQRYLRMRIVLAKAAKEGDEVITPYLRLVEVQERLTSELGHRPSLERWAATADIVLSDLRPTLANGKRRWAEIAKLTVEELEQVQSQGLQAKEHMIKANLRLVVSVAKKYQNRGLELLDLVQEGTLGLERAVEKFDPTKGYRFSTYAYWWIRQGITRAIATSSRTIRLPVHITEKLNKIKKAQRKIAQEKGRTPTLEDLATELEMTPTQVREVLLRVPRSVSLETKVGKDKDTELGELLETDSVTPEEMLMRESLQRDLHHLLSDLTSRERDVILMRFGLADGHPYSLAEIGRALDLSRERVRQIESKALQKLRQPKRRNLIRDYLESLS, from the coding sequence ATGCCAGCAACATCTTTTTATGCAGACGCCCCCTACAACACCAAAAAGTCTAGCCAGGCTTTGGACTCGGATCTCACGGTTGATGACAGTGAGTTATCGGTAGATGACCTACAGGAGCTAGAACTGGCTTCTGTTGACAATGCTAACTTTGCTGCTGCTAGCACCAACCGTCGGAGTACAGACCTAGTACGTCTATATCTTCAAGAAATTGGTCGGGTTCGTTTGTTGGGGCGCGATGAAGAGGTTTCAGAAGCTCAAAAAGTCCAACGCTACTTGCGGATGCGGATAGTACTTGCTAAGGCCGCCAAGGAAGGGGATGAAGTGATTACGCCTTATCTTCGGTTAGTTGAAGTTCAAGAACGTCTTACTTCGGAACTAGGACATCGACCGTCTTTGGAAAGATGGGCTGCTACTGCTGATATAGTTTTATCCGATCTTAGACCAACTTTGGCAAATGGTAAACGTCGCTGGGCAGAAATCGCCAAGTTGACTGTAGAAGAGTTGGAGCAAGTTCAGTCCCAAGGACTCCAAGCAAAAGAACACATGATTAAGGCGAATCTTCGCTTAGTTGTGTCTGTTGCTAAGAAGTATCAAAATCGTGGTTTGGAATTGTTGGATTTAGTCCAAGAAGGTACATTAGGTTTGGAGCGGGCTGTAGAAAAATTTGACCCAACTAAGGGTTATCGCTTCAGTACTTATGCTTACTGGTGGATTCGTCAGGGTATTACACGGGCGATCGCTACTTCTAGTCGCACGATTCGCCTACCGGTTCACATCACCGAAAAGTTAAACAAAATTAAAAAGGCTCAACGCAAAATTGCTCAAGAAAAAGGTCGCACCCCAACTCTAGAAGATTTAGCAACTGAGTTAGAGATGACACCAACCCAAGTCCGAGAAGTTTTGTTGCGGGTTCCTCGCTCTGTTTCTTTGGAAACCAAAGTAGGAAAAGATAAAGACACTGAGTTAGGCGAATTACTCGAGACTGACAGTGTAACTCCAGAAGAGATGTTAATGCGAGAATCTTTACAAAGAGATTTGCATCATCTTCTGTCAGATTTAACTAGCCGGGAGCGCGATGTAATTCTGATGCGGTTTGGTTTGGCAGATGGTCATCCTTATTCTTTAGCAGAAATTGGCCGCGCTCTTGACTTGTCGCGCGAACGAGTCCGCCAAATTGAATCCAAGGCTTTGCAAAAGCTACGTCAACCCAAGCGCCGCAACCTCATCCGCGACTATTTGGAGTCTTTAAGTTAG
- a CDS encoding NAD(P)H-dependent glycerol-3-phosphate dehydrogenase: MYSNTKLSVAILGAGAWGASLANLAAANGHQVRVWSRQGSQTLEAVLKDAQIILSAISMIGVRDVASQVQSFPLSPETIFVTATKGLDPQTTCTPSQIWQTIFPNHPVVVLSGPNLSKEIQMELPAATVVASNIPTAAEVVQLVFSSHRFRVYTNPDPLGVELGGTLKNVIAIAAGVCDGLQLGTNAKAALVTRGLTEMVRIGNNWGAKTETFYGLSGLGDLLATCNSPLSRNYQVGYQLAGGKSLTQTLANLQGTAEGVNTCRVLMQRAKQENIAVPITEQVYRLLQGEITPGQALDELMLRDIKPEYNY; the protein is encoded by the coding sequence ATGTACTCCAACACAAAACTTTCCGTTGCAATTCTGGGTGCGGGTGCTTGGGGTGCATCTCTAGCAAATCTCGCTGCTGCGAATGGTCATCAGGTGCGTGTGTGGTCGCGTCAAGGTTCCCAAACTCTGGAAGCAGTTTTAAAAGATGCCCAAATCATCCTGTCTGCTATCTCGATGATTGGTGTGAGAGATGTTGCTTCCCAAGTCCAGTCTTTCCCCCTTTCTCCAGAGACAATTTTTGTGACGGCGACGAAAGGCTTAGACCCCCAAACCACCTGCACGCCTTCACAAATTTGGCAAACAATATTCCCTAACCATCCAGTGGTTGTTTTGTCTGGGCCTAATTTATCAAAAGAAATTCAAATGGAATTACCAGCAGCCACGGTGGTAGCCAGTAACATCCCCACGGCTGCGGAAGTAGTGCAGTTAGTATTTTCTTCTCATCGTTTCCGGGTATATACCAATCCCGACCCCTTGGGCGTGGAACTGGGGGGAACACTGAAAAATGTGATTGCGATCGCAGCTGGTGTGTGCGATGGTTTACAACTGGGAACCAATGCCAAAGCTGCTTTAGTCACCCGTGGACTTACCGAAATGGTTCGCATCGGCAACAACTGGGGCGCTAAGACGGAAACATTTTATGGTTTATCGGGTCTAGGAGATTTGTTAGCAACGTGCAACAGTCCCTTAAGTCGCAATTACCAAGTCGGCTATCAGTTAGCTGGCGGTAAGTCACTTACACAAACTCTCGCAAATTTACAAGGAACTGCTGAAGGAGTAAACACTTGCCGAGTTTTGATGCAACGAGCTAAGCAAGAAAACATTGCAGTCCCAATTACCGAGCAAGTTTATCGGTTACTTCAAGGCGAAATCACACCCGGACAAGCACTTGATGAACTGATGTTGCGAGATATCAAGCCAGAGTACAACTACTAG
- a CDS encoding ATP-binding protein encodes MGQARILVVEDEVIVARTIASQLSQLGYIVTGTASSGKVAIAKASETQPELVLMDIILKGDMDGIATASQIREQLDVPVIYLTAYGDDHTLERAKITQPFGYIVKPFTTKDLKIAIEIGLLKHQLERELRENRDQLATLLNSMSDAVIATNEQGKITFMNPAAEALTGWQQKDALGNEAAKIFHIVNEVTEATLENPVTKVLREQQVVYLGEFTSLITKNGKRVPIGDSASPLKRGTDQVNGVVVVFWDLSERRQTKLLEQALEKEQELNRLKSLFISTVSHEFRNPLTVVQTAVELIEMQGANLTDTKRGIYLKRIQGAVQSMEKLMEEVLFMGRAEAEKLIYNPASLNLEQFCRELIEDFLMLENRVCEIIFTCHSENTSAVMDEGLLHYLFGNLLSNAVKYSPQGGKIQFDLICDPIEKVATFYIQDRGMGIPEADQARLFESFYRASNVKSIQGTGLGLVIVKRCVDAHQGQISVTSEVGVGTKFTVILPLNSES; translated from the coding sequence ATGGGTCAAGCTAGGATTTTAGTTGTTGAAGATGAAGTGATTGTGGCTAGAACTATTGCTAGTCAACTCAGTCAACTAGGATACATTGTTACGGGTACAGCTTCATCTGGAAAAGTTGCCATTGCCAAGGCATCGGAAACTCAACCAGAACTAGTATTAATGGATATTATTCTTAAAGGTGATATGGACGGTATTGCTACCGCCAGTCAGATTCGCGAGCAGTTAGATGTACCTGTAATTTATTTAACCGCTTATGGCGACGATCATACTTTAGAAAGAGCCAAAATTACCCAGCCTTTTGGATACATAGTTAAACCATTTACTACAAAAGATTTAAAAATTGCGATCGAGATCGGTCTCTTAAAACACCAGTTAGAACGTGAACTGCGGGAGAATCGAGATCAGTTAGCAACCCTTTTAAACTCAATGAGTGATGCTGTAATTGCTACTAATGAGCAGGGAAAAATAACATTTATGAATCCTGCGGCTGAGGCGCTGACTGGCTGGCAGCAAAAAGATGCTTTAGGAAATGAGGCGGCGAAGATTTTTCATATTGTCAATGAAGTTACAGAGGCTACATTAGAAAATCCTGTGACAAAAGTACTGCGTGAGCAACAGGTTGTTTATTTAGGGGAATTCACATCTCTGATTACAAAAAACGGCAAAAGAGTTCCCATTGGCGATAGTGCTTCACCACTGAAGCGAGGAACTGACCAGGTAAATGGTGTAGTAGTTGTTTTTTGGGATCTTAGCGAACGACGGCAAACAAAATTGCTAGAGCAAGCATTGGAAAAGGAGCAAGAACTTAACCGTCTCAAGTCCCTATTTATCTCTACTGTATCTCATGAGTTCCGTAATCCCCTAACTGTTGTTCAAACGGCAGTAGAACTCATAGAAATGCAAGGAGCAAATTTGACAGATACAAAAAGAGGTATCTATTTAAAGCGAATTCAAGGAGCTGTGCAATCTATGGAAAAGCTCATGGAGGAGGTGCTATTTATGGGTCGAGCGGAAGCAGAAAAACTCATATACAACCCTGCTTCCCTTAACTTAGAGCAATTTTGTCGAGAGTTAATCGAAGATTTTTTGATGCTTGAAAACAGGGTATGTGAAATTATTTTTACCTGTCATAGTGAGAATACATCCGCTGTGATGGATGAAGGACTTTTACATTACCTATTTGGAAATCTGCTCTCAAACGCAGTTAAATATTCTCCCCAAGGTGGCAAAATTCAATTTGATTTAATATGCGACCCCATTGAGAAAGTAGCAACTTTTTATATTCAAGATCGAGGTATGGGCATTCCCGAAGCAGACCAAGCTCGACTTTTTGAATCATTCTACCGAGCCTCAAATGTCAAATCAATTCAGGGTACTGGATTGGGCTTAGTAATCGTTAAAAGGTGCGTTGATGCTCATCAAGGTCAAATCAGTGTGACAAGTGAAGTTGGAGTTGGTACTAAATTTACAGTAATTTTGCCCTTAAATTCCGAATCATGA
- a CDS encoding rhodanese-related sulfurtransferase, producing MKPENIQVVAALYKFVKLPDFTEKRDPLLSYCQAQGVKGTILLALEGINGTIAGSRQAIDSVLWFLRSDPRLADLESKESYTKTPPFERMKVRLKQEIVTLGLPEIDPNEQVGIYVNPQEWNDLISNPEVTVIDTRNDYEVNIGTFQGAENPQTESFREFPDYVRHHLDPTKHKKVALFCTGGIRCEKASSFMLAQGFGEVYHLKGGILKYLQEVPTQESLWEGECFVFDERVAVSHGLEKGSYELCLCCGRPISEEDKASPKYEQGISCPYCFDSLTEEKRARQQEKLRHYQTQVGNKNQDVS from the coding sequence ATGAAGCCAGAAAATATTCAAGTTGTTGCAGCACTGTATAAATTTGTTAAGCTGCCAGATTTTACCGAGAAACGAGATCCTCTGCTGTCTTACTGCCAAGCGCAAGGTGTCAAGGGGACGATTTTGCTGGCACTTGAAGGGATTAACGGTACAATTGCTGGTTCGCGTCAGGCGATTGACTCAGTTCTCTGGTTTCTGCGTTCTGACCCTCGTTTAGCAGACTTAGAATCCAAAGAGTCCTATACCAAAACCCCACCTTTTGAACGGATGAAGGTGCGGTTGAAGCAAGAAATTGTCACTTTGGGGTTGCCAGAAATTGACCCAAATGAGCAAGTTGGTATCTATGTCAATCCCCAAGAATGGAATGATTTAATTTCCAATCCAGAAGTAACCGTGATTGACACCCGCAATGATTATGAGGTGAATATCGGTACTTTCCAAGGGGCAGAAAATCCCCAAACTGAATCATTCCGTGAATTTCCTGATTATGTGCGCCACCATCTCGACCCAACTAAACACAAAAAGGTTGCTCTGTTTTGTACAGGCGGCATTCGCTGTGAAAAAGCTTCATCCTTCATGCTTGCCCAAGGCTTTGGAGAAGTTTATCATCTCAAAGGCGGTATTCTTAAGTATTTGCAGGAAGTTCCAACACAAGAAAGTTTATGGGAAGGAGAATGTTTTGTTTTTGATGAGCGGGTAGCCGTTAGTCATGGATTGGAGAAAGGAAGTTATGAGTTGTGCCTCTGTTGTGGACGTCCGATTTCTGAGGAAGATAAAGCGTCTCCCAAATATGAGCAAGGTATCTCCTGTCCCTATTGTTTTGATAGCCTCACCGAAGAGAAAAGAGCGCGTCAGCAAGAAAAATTGCGCCACTACCAAACCCAAGTTGGCAACAAAAATCAGGATGTGAGTTGA
- the lipA gene encoding lipoyl synthase → MTVKPDWLRVKAPGRERIGNVKEILRDLALNTVCEEASCPNIGECFNAGTATFLIMGPACTRACPYCDIDFEKKPKPLDPTEPTRLAQAVRRLNLNHVVITSVNRDDLLDGGASQFIACIDAVNSVSPNTTIEVLIPDLCGNWNALELILQAAPEVLNHNTETVPRLYRRVRPQGNYDRTLELLQRTRQLSPSTYTKSGIMVGLGETDAEIRQVMQDLRTVDCDILTIGQYLQPSQKHLQVNEFVNPEQFADWKAFGEEIGFLQVVSSPLTRSSYHAEQVRELMKRYPRSKVRS, encoded by the coding sequence GTGACTGTAAAACCAGACTGGTTGCGGGTGAAAGCACCTGGGCGTGAGCGCATCGGTAACGTTAAAGAAATTTTGCGGGATTTAGCCCTCAATACAGTTTGCGAGGAAGCGTCCTGTCCGAATATTGGTGAATGCTTCAACGCTGGGACTGCCACGTTTTTGATTATGGGTCCGGCTTGTACACGCGCTTGTCCTTACTGCGATATTGATTTTGAGAAAAAACCCAAACCACTAGACCCTACAGAACCTACACGACTGGCCCAAGCTGTTCGCCGCTTGAATCTTAATCATGTAGTAATCACTTCTGTAAACCGAGATGACTTGCTTGATGGTGGTGCATCTCAGTTTATAGCGTGTATTGATGCAGTTAACTCTGTTTCACCCAACACCACAATTGAGGTGCTAATTCCTGACTTATGCGGTAATTGGAATGCTCTGGAGTTAATTCTACAGGCTGCGCCAGAGGTATTAAACCACAATACCGAAACTGTTCCACGCCTATATCGCCGGGTGCGTCCCCAAGGAAACTACGATCGCACATTAGAATTATTGCAACGCACTCGTCAACTTTCTCCTAGTACATACACTAAATCTGGCATCATGGTTGGACTCGGTGAAACTGATGCCGAAATTCGCCAAGTCATGCAAGACTTGCGAACTGTGGATTGCGACATTTTGACCATTGGGCAATATCTCCAACCCAGTCAAAAACACTTGCAGGTAAACGAATTTGTCAATCCAGAACAATTTGCTGACTGGAAAGCATTCGGTGAAGAAATCGGATTTTTACAAGTTGTTTCTTCACCATTGACAAGAAGTTCATATCATGCAGAACAAGTTAGAGAATTGATGAAACGTTATCCACGCTCAAAAGTTAGGAGTTAG